DNA from Ziziphus jujuba cultivar Dongzao chromosome 2, ASM3175591v1:
AAATCGGTGTTCTAAAACGAATTCGatatatatgttgtatttatgcatgtatatattcaGCTTTTTAGTGGGCACTTGTAAAAATTTACATGATTTTAGCAATGTAAATATGAAATCTTGATGATCTTGAAAAATGCTGAATTGGGATTTCTTGAGAATTTTCCAATGCGTCTTCGTTTCAGTTTGTGTGTGTCTATGTATTTATTTCTTCCTGTGAGTGTGACTGTGTGTGATGGGTGCTCTTACTGTTTCGGATCTGCTGGTTCCCATATAttaaagttcaattttttttttttttttaattttggaattCTCTGGCTGCAGGCTTTTCCTACACATTATGGGGGACAGTCAGTACTCATTCTCTCTTACCACTTTCAGGTATAAATTCTGAACTAATTATTGGTCCAAAACAATACTTACGAGGTTTCTCgtttttgttggtttttgcTCCATAAGTAACATGATTTTGTTTCCCTTTTTGTGATATGTTATGCACAGTCCTTCTGGTAAGCTTGTTCAGATTGAACATGCTCTAACTGCAGTTGGGTCTGGCCAAACGTCTTTAGGGATTAAAGGTATATAATATCATCAccatgtttaattaatattttgtgttatttcttgattttatgAACTTTAGACTTGTTGTGGGAGTCCTCGCATATTTCATTTCTTGGATACAGCTTATGGATCTGATCAAACTTTAATCAAGTTACTTTAAACTTGTAGTATATGAGAaaatgatcaaattttttttgttgttaacATTTCCGTTGCATCTTAATCTGTTTGAACAGCTGCTAATGGTGTTGTCATAGCAACAGAGAAAAAACTGCCGTCTATCTTAGTTGATGAAGCATCTGTAAGTGAAGAATTACTCTTTATAGAGTACATTTCCCTTTTTCCattggaaaattgaatttttgtttcacATGTTAAGTTGCTTAATTGCAGGTTCGGAAGATTCAGCTATTAACCCCTAACATTGGAGTTGTTTACAGGTTTGTTTTGTATGCAAGTATCTATTTGTTTAGGGTTAATTGTTTGATGCAAATATGGTGTCATTGGTGCTATACTGCTTCAATAGTCTGTTCTATCATGGCATTGAGCCAATGAGATGTTTATGGCAATAACTATACCTTTGCAATTATGGGTTGTATGTGAAATGAAGTATTAAGGCTCTGTACCATATgcataaaatttactttttttaaccTCTTTCATATTTTGATGCATCCAAAATTGGAGATATCATAAGTTGATAATCTACAAAGGCATTAGGAATATAACTGAAACCTTATcactattaatatttttaaaaagaaaaaattgttataacTTCTTTgacatttgaaatttattatcaTCTCTCATGCAGTGGCATGGGTCCTGATTTTCGAGTTTTGGTCCGAAAGAGTAGGAAGCAGGCAGAGCAATATCATCGGTTGTACAAAGTATAAATCAAATTCCTTTgtgctttttgttttcattGTCTGAGCTATGGTTTACTCTGAGAAATTCTGACTTAAAAGGGATTACACAAAGTATTGTTTCTGCCAACTTCCTGGTTTACTTTTTGGTACTTTATGCAGTTGGTCTTAAACTACTATTGTTTGTATAATTGATCAATAGAACTTGCAATCTGACTTGATGATGGTATTGTGCAGGAACCAATCCCTGTTACACAACTTGTGAGGGAAACTGCTGCTGTTATGCAGGAGTTTACTCAGTCAGGGTAATCATCTATCctttcttattttcatttttttttttttttcatcagtCTTGTTAATATACATATGATATTAATctattatatttggatttttgtgGATCTAAATCTTTTAATTATGCTTATGTTCGGTTTCTGTGCCAGTCCATGTATCTTTAATCTTCTAAAGGCAAAGTATTAAAAGGAAACAGTGTTcaaagtaaaaaggaaaagatagAAAAGGAAGATAATggttaaaaaagataaatgaagTTGACAGCATTTGAGGAGGATGTAAATGCTTTATTGCCCTGTAAATAACTCTAAAATATGCCAATTTAGTGATCGTCTTCAGTCTAAAACTGTTGACCGGTTACAATTTGAGTTGGAGGTATTTTGTTGCATCGTGTCTTGTTTGGTACATTGGATAAGTAGATCAAATTGCATTGACTGCACTAGTTAGTAATTTTATGTATCTTTGATGCAGGACTTGATTAGGCCAGTACAATCCACTGTCAAATAAatctctttataaattatttttctcttttcaaaaTTCTGATTTGTCCTTTTCTGTAACATAGTGGTGTAAGGCCATTTGGAGTTTCACTGCTGGTTGCTGGGTTTGATGATAAAGGGCCACAATTATATCAGGTGTGTGGGATTCTATATCCATTTACACTACTATGGTTACATgtgcattttcttaaatatacaaaaaacaaaGTACTAGAATCTCCTATAATTCATTCTTGCTGATGCCGTAGGTGGACCCATCTGGTTCATACTTTTCGTGGAAAGCTTCTGCAATGGGGAAAAATGTCTCTAATGCAAAGACATTTCTTGAAAAGAGGTGAGTTGTTAATGTAGAGTAGTGTATCTGATGtctttgtaaattatttgagaGTTTGTAGTTATGGTAAATTaactattttcattttctttccttaTTAACTAGGCATGTTTGTTTCAAGAAATTATCGAGGACAAGAGATTGCCTTGTTATAGCCTAGGGTTAAAGAATATTGGATTACTTGATGTCCGTTAACAGAGACTCGTCTATTCCATTCCCTTTTTCATTCTAAAGGAGTTCTTTGTAACATTGACAAACATGCTTCTTCCTCTTCTAATGCTTTTAACGGTTCAACTTGATATTCTTATAGGTATACTGAGGACATGGAGCTTGATGATGCTGTCCACACTGCAATATTAACCCTGAAGGAAGGGTAGGTAGTTGATCTCCAGGTTTCTGCACCAAATAATATAACCACTAAAGTCTTATCTATGAAATCATCTATCATAAATTGCATGGAAATGGGATATAAGcgatttatttttcatgttttcatATTCTTCAAGTCATCGTGGCTAGCCATCTATAAGCTTTTACCTTCCATAGGGGCTTCCCATATATGATAAATGTAAAATAGAACAGTTTAGCTGTCTCTTCATTGATTTATCAAATCCTTATGAAAGCTTCAGTCTAGGCTTGTTCCATAATTATGTAAGGTAATACTCTAATAGAAGTTTTAAGTTTCATGGTAGTTAATTTCATTCATTGTGCAAAGCATAAGTAAAACTCTCTTCTTGTTTTGTTACAAAAGGCGATCCTTTAGAATCTATTCCATGTGATCCAGGTTTGAAGGACAAATCTCTGGCAAAAACATTGAGATTGGCATAATCGGCACTGACAAAAAGTTCAGGCAAGTTTACCTGTTTTATTTCCCTGCACACCCTTGGGTGTGGATGCATCTTAGAATTGCTGTTTGACTATGTTTCTCCATTAACTCAGTAGATTTAATAGTAAAATTGCAGAAGGAAACAAATATATTGGCTATGGTGATATGGGATAGATGTTGGCTTGGTGTAGCTAAAATGTCTTTTTGCTTACTTTCACATATAAGAGGCTTGATTGATTTTGTCCAATGTTGCTCTGTAGAaaagttttatttctttaaatccCATGCAACCGTCATGTTTGTTATTTGTGCTTATTTTGCTGCAGAGTTCTTTCACCTGCGGAAATTGATGATTACTTGGGCGAAGTTGAGTAATCATCTGAAATTACTGAAGAAAACCAggaatatatttcactatatTGTCAGAATAGGGTCAATTTGTAGACTGTCGTAGACTGTAAGACTATTTTGGCAGAGCTATAATAGTTTGCAAACGTCTTCCTGCTCCCCTCTTCTGTGTAATAGGCAGAGTCAGCTTGCAGATGTTTTACTTTTCATGTTAATCCTTACAAACTGAGCACtcgtttcttcttctttaaaatattacaatttacaaTTAGTCTTGACTCAGATAAAAGACAATAGCTTATATTTGATGAGTAGCATTATGCCTATAATTCCCGTATTGAGACTTTTTCTTCATTCACTGTGACAGGCCTGATaacaggaaaaataaaaaagtaaataaataaataaataaagggaagGAATTTTGATAAACGTTGTTTCCCCCTCTCTATTAGCCATTTATTGTCGTTCATTAATGTTTCCCTACAagaataaaataagatataatGATTGCAGTGAATTATTTGTCTTAAAGCTTGGAGTTCTTTTACGAGTCAACCAACAATGAAGAAAATACAGTCTAAATAACTCCAAAAAGCAGGAAAAAACTTTTCTTTACAAATTACACGTAAGCTTTCCTATTGTGGAGGGAAAAAAAGCTCAccttgaaaatttcaaaataaagggTTTTCTGTGCATACTTAGACTATACAGGCTAT
Protein-coding regions in this window:
- the LOC107417862 gene encoding proteasome subunit alpha type-2-A; its protein translation is MGDSQYSFSLTTFSPSGKLVQIEHALTAVGSGQTSLGIKAANGVVIATEKKLPSILVDEASVRKIQLLTPNIGVVYSGMGPDFRVLVRKSRKQAEQYHRLYKEPIPVTQLVRETAAVMQEFTQSGGVRPFGVSLLVAGFDDKGPQLYQVDPSGSYFSWKASAMGKNVSNAKTFLEKRYTEDMELDDAVHTAILTLKEGFEGQISGKNIEIGIIGTDKKFRVLSPAEIDDYLGEVE